GCCCGGGACGGCAGCATCTGGTTTGCCACTTCCCAGGGAGTCAGCCGTTTGGCGCCGTGATGGGGCTGTGAGTGGTCGTGAGCGGGTGAGATGTACCGCAGCACTGTGCCCATCGCCGCAAGGATGCGCCTCCCACCAGGACGGGACCACCCAAGCCTCCTGAGCATGGAGGCAAGCTGGCCCTGCAAGGATTACCTCCGACCCCAAACAATAGGCCAGGCCCCTCCCATGCTCAGGAGTTGTCTGAAAGGGACAGATTCGCCAGCCCAGCGACTGTGTTAGAAGTCAAGTCCGGGCTCGCTGAAGGCGAGCGATTCGCCAGCCCAGGGTCAGCCTCGGCGAGCGCAAGCGAGACGGCGGCGCCACCCTGGGTTTCAGACGGCAAGTGTGCGAACGCTGAAAGCGTGGGATAACGCCACAGGGTGGCTCAAAACTTCTGACGCACTGCACTGGGTTCCGGGGACTATAACTGCTCGTCGTCTTCCACAACCTTGTCTTCCCTCAGGCGTTGGAGGGCCTGGGCGTAGGACTTGGTGCGCCGGCCTTTGGAGACCTGGCGGGAGGAGCGGAAGACGGTGCCGGGAAAGTCGAGGGTCTTCTGGATCTGCCAGATTTCCTCATGTTTGCCGGGAGGCAAGATCCGGGCGGGGTCGCCAACCGCTACCCATCCGATGGGGACGGTCGAGTCCTCTTCCAGCCTGGAATTGACGTGCACCACCCCGTTGATGCGGACTTCGCTGCCCCGGCCCAGGCGAGCCCCGTTGAAGACGGCGGCGCCGGTGGCCAGGAAGCAGTCGGACTCGATGCGGCATCCGGTCAGGTGTGAATGAGGCCCCGCCAGGCAGCGGTCGCCCAGGAACAGCGGATGGCGCGGCGTCCCCCGCAGCACAGCCTGCTCCATCACCACGCAGTCGGCGCCGATCTCGACCCGTCCGCCCTCGGCGCTGATGACGGCTCCGAACAGCACCGCCGTCCCCTCGCCAATCACCACATCGCCCCGCAGCACCGCATTAGGCGCCACATAGGCGCTCTCCGCAATCCGCGGCCGCTTCCCTCTGAACTCCAGGATCACAGCGCCTCCTCTTCGATTTGCATTGAGTCACCAACTAATGGGACAGGGCCCATACCGTCTGCCGCTATCAATAGACCTCAGATTCCGCTTGATATTTGCTATCATTTGAGTGCTAACATGTGGAGGCGGAATTGTGAACGAACGTTATGAAGCACCGCCGGTCGTGATGGACACAAATGTCCTCGTGGCCGGGGCTTGCCGACGCGAATCGAGTCTAGCCTATCAGATTCTGAAGAAGGTGCTCAGCAAGCAGATTCCCCTGATGCTTACGGAAACAATTGCGCTGGAGTACCTGGAAGTGCTGCAAAGAAAGCCGGTCATGGAGTTAACAAGACTAGGTTATGAGCAGTCGGCAGATCTGGTCAACGAGTTGATCGAACTCTCGCGACAAATCCAACTGAGCTTCAGTTGGAGGCCCAACCTGCGCGACGAGAGCGACAATAAATTCGTCGAAGCGGCTGTTTTCGGCAGAGCGATGATCTTGACCTGCAACATCCGGGATTTTCAATCTCCGGACTTGACTCGCTTTGGTTGGCAGGCCATGACGCCGCATGAATTCATGACGCGATACTTCTCGATTGGAGGGATGGAAAATGGCTAGCGTATCGGTCCGAATGAGAGACGATTTGAAACTGAAGGCCCAGAAACTGGCCAAGCGCCAAGGAGTCTCGCTGAACAACTTCATCAACGCCACCTTGGCCGCCTGTATCGCTCAAGAGGAAACTCTAGCCTTCTTCGATGACCGGCTGAAGGGCGTTGACCTTGAGAAGCTCCGTGAACGCGTCTTGGCCTTCATGAGGGAAGCTGAAGCGGGCGAAGGACCTTCGGTCGAGGAACTGAAGCAGGCTATGGGCGACCGCTTCTAGGGCCACTAGGTGGCCAACAAGTTCACACACGGGTCAAGTTTCAGCGACCGCGGTGAAGGCCCAATTGCTCTCGGCGGTATGAGGTCGCTCGCTACCGGCTGGGGATGTTCCGACAAACTGGATCGGGCAGGTGGACTGGCCACTTTTTAGACCGATTGGGACGCTGGCCGCTCCTTCCAGGGCTTGATCTGGGCCAGCACATCGCCTAATTCGGCTTTGGCGATTTCGGTGTCGTGGGCGATTTGGGCCCTGAGCCAGTAGCCTTCTGAGAGGCCGAAGAAGCGGCAAAGGCGCAAGTCGGTATCGGCTGTGATGGACCGCTTGCCGTGCACGATCTCGCTGATGCGCTGAGCGGGGACGCGGATTTCCTTGGCCAACCGATATTGGGAAATGCCTATAGGCTTGAGAAACTCTTCCAGCAGCAGCTCGCCCGGGGTGACGGGACGAAGATCCGACATGCTTTGCTCCTTTTCAGTGGTAGTCAATGATCTCAACGTCTGCCGGACCCCAATCGGTCCAACGAAAGCAAATCCGGAACTGGCTGTTGATCCGAATGCTGTACTGACCGGCCCGGTTTCCGCTCAACTGCTTGAGGCGATTGCCTGGAGGTACCCGGAGATCTTGGAGTCGACCCGCGATCTGCAATTGTCGTAGCTTTCGACGCGCCGACTTTTCAATACCCGTGAAACGCCTAACCCTCCGACCCTTGGCCAGAGCCTCGGTGTCTGAGCACCGGAACGACACAATCATAGTAACGTCTCGCGTGATTAAACGTCAAGCGTGATCATGACCGTCTCGCAGTCCCTCCCCGAGCACAGATCGATCATGACGAACCCCTATCGTCGAGCTCTCAAGTGAACTGCTGGCCGCCAACCCATCCATCGTAGGTGCACGACCTGACAGTGTGTGATCAGTCGGCGTCGAGAATGCGGGTTGGGTGGGGAGTGGTGGAGTGGTGGGCGGGGAGGTAGGCGGCCAGGGCGCCGATCAGGGCCAGGGTCAGGGTGCAGACGGTCAGGATGAGAGGGTCGTGGGGGGAAATCCCCAGGATGAATCCGCGGGCCGATCGGGAGAGCCAGAGGGCGGCGGGGAGGCCGATCAGGAGTCCGGCGGCCACGGGTGCGAGGACGGTGCGCATCATGAGGGCGATGACCCCGGAACGGGTGGCGCCCAGGGCCATGCGGATGCCCATCTCGCGGCGGCGTTGGGAGACGATGTAGCTGACGATCCCGTAAACGCCCAAGAGGGACAGAAATAGAGCCAGTCCGCCCAATGAGGAAAGCAGCACGGCACCCATGCGTTGGGGCATGAGGACTGCTGCCAGGCGGTCCTTCATCGCGAATTGACTGGTGACGGCCAGATTGGAGTCGAGCGATTGGAGTTGTTCGCGCATGTAAGGAAGCAGCGTTTCGGCGTCCGATGGGGGCTGGGAAGAGGCGCTGCGGGCCAGCCAGGTGAGAGGGCGCAGGTAGGCGGAAGGACGTTGGTCCAAGGGGAAATAGAGGCGGTTCTCTGTTTCTTCGCTGAGACTGTTCCAGTAGGTGTCGGCGGTGACGCCCACCACGCTGATTTCCATTCCCATGGTGCGGATGGTGCCTCCCAGGGGACTGGAGGGCCAGTAGGCTTGGGCCATGGTTCGGTTGATGACGCCTACCGGGGGGCCTCCCTGGCCGTCCTCGGCATTGATGGCGCGTCCTTGCAGGATGGGCAAAGCCAGGGTGCGGAAGTAGTCGGGACTGACGAAGACCAGTTCCGCGCGCAGGCGTTCGTCGGCAGCCGGCTGGTAACCGTCGACTTGCACGAACCGTCCCGTGGAGCCTCCCGGCTGGAAGGGTGCGTCGGTGGCCACGGCGGAGGAGCGGATGCCGGGATGGCGGCGGCTTTCCTCCAGCAGGCGCTCGGTCAAGGCGCGGGCTTGAGCCGGCTGATATTGCAGCAGGTTGAGGTTGAATCCGCTGGCTGCCAGGTTTTCTTTGTCGAATCCGAGATCAGCGCTGAAACCGTGGCGCAGGGTGGTGAGGAAAAGGGCCGCGCCTACCATGAGAACCAGGCAGAGTCCGACCTGAGCGGCCAGAAGGATTTGGCGCAGGCGGGGGGAGGCCCCCTCTGAAGCGCTTCCGCGATGGGAGCGGGTCACCGAGGCCGGGTCCTGACGCATGGATTGCAGGGCAGGGACCAGTCCGAAGAGTACGGTGGAGGCCAGGGCCAACGCCGCGGCGAAGGCGAACAGGCGCAAGTCGAGCCCCGGAGAGAGTTCCCCGATGCTGATGACGCCGGGGAGGGAATAGCCGGAGAGCAATTGCAGGGTCCAGTTGGAAACCGCCAGTCCCAGGACGGCTCCCAGCAGGGCCAGCAGCAGGCTTTCGGTCATAAGCTGGCGCATGAGGCGCACACGTCCCGCGCCCAGGCACAGGCGGATGCCGGTTTCGCGGCTGCGGGCGGCGGCCCGGGCCAGCATCAGGTTGGCCAGGTTGGCGCAGGTCAGCAACAAGTTGACCAGCACGGCGGCTCCCAGAATCCATAGGAAATCGAGCAGGTTGTCGCGGCTGAAGCGGGGCAGGCTGAAGGTGGACGCCTGGTCGAGGATGATGCTGCGCTCTCCCCAGTCCCGGGCGAATTCGCCCCGCAGTTGCCCGGCGATGCCTTGCAGTTCGCGGCGGGCCTGCTCGACACTGGCGCCGGGCGCCAGGCGTCCCACCAGGGAATCGATCCAGCGGGTGCCGCGCCGCTGGAAGACCTCGCGGAAAGGGCCGTCGAAATCGCCGCTGCGTTCCTGTCCTGGACGTCCGCCCAGTTGGGAGGCGGCTCCCAGCGGAACCCACAGGTCGGCGTCGGAGCCCAACTCGACGCCGCGGAATCCGGGCGGGGCCACGCCCACCACCGTGAAGGCCATGCCGTTGAGGCGCAGGGTGCGTCCGACCGCGTGCTGGGAGGCACCCAGGCGGTTGCGCCAGAAGTCATGGGTGAGGACGGCTACCTGATCGGCCTGGGCGCCGCTTCCGTCCTGAGGCTGGAGGAGGCGTCCGCTGTGGGGGGTGAGCCCCAGCAGTTGAAAGTAGTTGCCGGTGGCGAGTTGGACGGTGACCAGTTGAGGGATCAGAGAAGCCCCCTGCCGGTCGCTGCTGAGAGAGGCGGTGAACCAACTGTATCCCGCCAGGTCCTGGAGACTGCGGCTGCGCCGGCGGAAGTCGAGGAAATCGGGATAGGAACTGGAGCAGCGGGTCTCGGCGCTGCGCCGGCAAGTGGTGTGCAGGTGGACCAGGGTCTCGGGGTCCTGCACCGGCATGGAGCGCACAAGGGCGTGATCGACGAGGCTGAAGATGGCGGTAGTGGCGCCGATCCCCAGAGCCAGCGTGATCACGGCCACGACCGTGAAGGCGGGGCTGCGACGCAGGGTTCGGATAGCGTAACGGAGGTCTTGGGTCCAGTTGGTCATGAGGTGTCCTCGAAGGTTCCAATCGGTGAGGCGTTTGGCCAGGTAGCCTGAGGCGATGCGCAGGGCCTCCCGGCGGTAGCGCCACTTGGCCAGCCGCGGCGAAAGGCGGCGCCAATTGGCGTATTCCTCGCGCAGGTCGCCGATGATGCTTTCGCGGGCCATGCCCTGGGGGAGGCAGCGGCCCAGGAGGCGTTCTGTCTGGCGCGGCGGCAGATGTTGAGTTGGCATCTAAGTCTTTAAAGAATATCGCCAAAGGGCGGCGCTATTCCACCCTTTCAGGGTTAATTTTCATCTATTTCAACTACCCAGGGTGCCGCCCTTGCGGCGCTTCGCTTGCCGCGGGCTTTACCCTGGGCTAGCGAATCGCTCCCTTTCAGGGAGCCTGTCCTTCTACACAGTCGCTGGCTGCCCTTCAGGGAGCTTGTGTTTTGACACACTCGCTAGCTGCCCTCCGAAGCCTTGGCCAGGGAGAGGGCCAGCGAATGGTTCGCCTTCAGGGAGCCCGGACTTGACTTTCCACGCAGGCGCTGAATGCCGCTCCCTATTGCTGCCGGTCATCAATTCCGAGCCAGGGCCCTCCGCTTGTGTCCCTGACAGGGACAGATTCGCTAGCCCAGGGTCAGCCCCGGCGAGCGCAAGCGAGACGGCGGCGCCACCCTGGGTTTCAGACGGCAAAGGTCCGAACGCTGAAAGCGTGGAATAACGCCACAGGGTGGCTCAAAACTTCTGACGCACTGCCCTAGTCGGCGCTGAGGACGCGCATGGGGTCGAGGCGGGTGGCGCGGCGAGCCGGCCACCAGGCCGACAGGGCGGCCACCAACGCCAATCCGGCCAGGCAGGCTGCCAGCGTGGCCGGATCGTAAGGACTCATGCGGAAGACGAAGGACTCCAGGCTGCCTCCCAAGGCCAGCGCCGCAGCCAGTCCGGCCGCCAATCCCAGCCCAACCGGGGGCAGCACGGTCGACATCATCATGCGCAGAATGCGCCCCCGCGAAGCGCCCAGCGCCAGGTGGACGCCGATGTCGCGGCGGCGCTGAGAGACGATGAAGCTGACGATGCCGTAGACGCCTACCAGCGCCAGCAGCACCGAGATCGATCCCAGCGCGCTGAGCAAAAAGGCTCCCATGCGCTGGGGCATGAGGACGGCCCGCATCTGTTCCTGCATGGTCTGCTCGCTGCTCAAGGCCAACTGCGGATCGAGTCCGCGGAACTGCTGGCGCAAGAGGGGAAGCAGCGCCTGGGCGTCACCGTCCCTGGCCCTGGCCATCAGGGTCAGGAACGAGGTGGAAAAGCTGGGGCTCTGCAAAAGAGGCAGATAGACGAAGTTGACGGGCTGATCCTCCAGCCCCCTCCAGGTGGTTGAACGCGCTACGCCCACCACCTCGGCGCTCTCCCCTCCCGGCAAGATGAGGTTGCGTCCCAGCGGACTGGCCTCCCAGTAGCGCTTGGCCATGGATTGGTTGATGATCACGACCTGAGGCGCGCCTTCGCGGTCGGCGTTGCTGAAGGAACGTCCCTCCAGCAGCGGCAGCCCCAGAGTCTGGAAATAACCGGGGGTCACGAAGAGGTATTCGACCCGCAGTTCCTCGTCGGGCGCCGGCGTGTAGCCCGGCACCTCCACAAAGGTCCCGCGCGCCCCTCCCACCTGCAAGGGAACGCGGGTGGCCACGGCCGCCGATTCCACCTGGGGCAGCCCTTCGACACCCGCCTGCAGGCGCCCTACGAAGTCCATGGCCTGCTGGGGCTGGTAGTCGAGCAGGGTCAGGTTGAAGCGGGAAAGGGCCAGTCCCCGGGAGGGGAAGCCCAGTTCCACGCCCAGTCCCCGGTAGACGGTGCCCAGGAAGATGCCGGCACCGATCATCAGCACCAGGCACATCCCCACCTGCAAAGACAGCAGGGCCTTGCGCAGCAGCGGACTGGCCCCGGCCTCGAGGCAGCGCCCGTCGCCGCGGATGGCGTCCACGGGATTGAGGCGCACGCTCTGCAGGGCGGGGATGAGTCCGAAGAGCAGTCCCGTCAACAGGGCCAACGCGGCGGCGAAAGCGAAGAGCTGCCAGTCCAGCTCGATGGCCAAATCGCTGATGGGTATGTTTCCTGGCAACTGGTATCCGCCCAGCGCCCGCAGCAGTGCGACGGCCACCAGCAGGCCGGCCAGCGCTCCGGCCAGCGAGAGCAGCAGGCTCTCGGTCAGCAGTTGGCGGATGATTCGTCCTCGCCCGGCGCCCAGGCACAGGCGCAGTCCCGTTTCACGCCTCCGCGAGGAGGCTCGGGCCAACAACAGGTTGGCCAGGCTGGCGCAGGCCAGCAAGAGTGTCATGGCCACCACCGCCAGGAGCAGCAGCACGAAACTGGACAGGTCTTCTCGGGCGCTGGAAGGCAAGGCATAGCCCGAGGAATCGTCGACCGTCACCGAGCGCGGACCGCGTGCCTCGGGGTCCTCTTGACGCAGCGCCTCGGAGAGGGCCAGCAGTTCCTGGCGGGCCTCTGGCAGCGAGGAACCGGGCGCCAGGCGTCCGACGAGTCCGCTGATCCAGCGGGCGCCGCGAGTCTCCCAAATGTCAGGTTGCGAGATGGCCCCCACGCCCAGACGCGCGGCCGAACGCATGGGCAGAAAAATGTCGGTGTCCGACCCCAGGTCGATGCCGCGAAAACCGGGCGGAGCCACGCCCACCACGCTGAAGGGCGTGCCGTTGAGGCGGATGTCGCGTCCGATGACCGACTCGTCGCCGCCGTAGCGGCCACGCCAGAAGTCATAGCTGAGCACGGCCACCGTCAGGGCTTCCTCATGGTCGCGGGGCTGCAGCAGGCGTCCGTAGGCGGGCCTCAATCCGAGCAGCTCGAAGTAGTTGCCGGTTGCGGCCATGACCGTGGCCAGGGCGGCTTGCCTTCCCTCCTCGCCCACGCTGGCCGGAAGCCAACTGTAGCCGGACATGTCGGCGATCGAGCGGGTGCGGTCGCGGTAGTCGAGAAAGTCGGGATAAGAAGACGAGCAGCGCAGGAATCCCCGCCGGCAGGTGGTGTAAACTTTGATCAACTGGT
This window of the Acidobacteriota bacterium genome carries:
- a CDS encoding gamma carbonic anhydrase family protein; the protein is MILEFRGKRPRIAESAYVAPNAVLRGDVVIGEGTAVLFGAVISAEGGRVEIGADCVVMEQAVLRGTPRHPLFLGDRCLAGPHSHLTGCRIESDCFLATGAAVFNGARLGRGSEVRINGVVHVNSRLEEDSTVPIGWVAVGDPARILPPGKHEEIWQIQKTLDFPGTVFRSSRQVSKGRRTKSYAQALQRLREDKVVEDDEQL
- a CDS encoding toxin-antitoxin system HicB family antitoxin, which produces MASVSVRMRDDLKLKAQKLAKRQGVSLNNFINATLAACIAQEETLAFFDDRLKGVDLEKLRERVLAFMREAEAGEGPSVEELKQAMGDRF
- a CDS encoding type II toxin-antitoxin system RelE/ParE family toxin, producing MIVSFRCSDTEALAKGRRVRRFTGIEKSARRKLRQLQIAGRLQDLRVPPGNRLKQLSGNRAGQYSIRINSQFRICFRWTDWGPADVEIIDYH
- a CDS encoding ABC transporter permease; amino-acid sequence: MPTQHLPPRQTERLLGRCLPQGMARESIIGDLREEYANWRRLSPRLAKWRYRREALRIASGYLAKRLTDWNLRGHLMTNWTQDLRYAIRTLRRSPAFTVVAVITLALGIGATTAIFSLVDHALVRSMPVQDPETLVHLHTTCRRSAETRCSSSYPDFLDFRRRSRSLQDLAGYSWFTASLSSDRQGASLIPQLVTVQLATGNYFQLLGLTPHSGRLLQPQDGSGAQADQVAVLTHDFWRNRLGASQHAVGRTLRLNGMAFTVVGVAPPGFRGVELGSDADLWVPLGAASQLGGRPGQERSGDFDGPFREVFQRRGTRWIDSLVGRLAPGASVEQARRELQGIAGQLRGEFARDWGERSIILDQASTFSLPRFSRDNLLDFLWILGAAVLVNLLLTCANLANLMLARAAARSRETGIRLCLGAGRVRLMRQLMTESLLLALLGAVLGLAVSNWTLQLLSGYSLPGVISIGELSPGLDLRLFAFAAALALASTVLFGLVPALQSMRQDPASVTRSHRGSASEGASPRLRQILLAAQVGLCLVLMVGAALFLTTLRHGFSADLGFDKENLAASGFNLNLLQYQPAQARALTERLLEESRRHPGIRSSAVATDAPFQPGGSTGRFVQVDGYQPAADERLRAELVFVSPDYFRTLALPILQGRAINAEDGQGGPPVGVINRTMAQAYWPSSPLGGTIRTMGMEISVVGVTADTYWNSLSEETENRLYFPLDQRPSAYLRPLTWLARSASSQPPSDAETLLPYMREQLQSLDSNLAVTSQFAMKDRLAAVLMPQRMGAVLLSSLGGLALFLSLLGVYGIVSYIVSQRRREMGIRMALGATRSGVIALMMRTVLAPVAAGLLIGLPAALWLSRSARGFILGISPHDPLILTVCTLTLALIGALAAYLPAHHSTTPHPTRILDAD
- a CDS encoding putative toxin-antitoxin system toxin component, PIN family, coding for MNERYEAPPVVMDTNVLVAGACRRESSLAYQILKKVLSKQIPLMLTETIALEYLEVLQRKPVMELTRLGYEQSADLVNELIELSRQIQLSFSWRPNLRDESDNKFVEAAVFGRAMILTCNIRDFQSPDLTRFGWQAMTPHEFMTRYFSIGGMENG
- a CDS encoding HigA family addiction module antitoxin, with protein sequence MSDLRPVTPGELLLEEFLKPIGISQYRLAKEIRVPAQRISEIVHGKRSITADTDLRLCRFFGLSEGYWLRAQIAHDTEIAKAELGDVLAQIKPWKERPASQSV
- a CDS encoding ADOP family duplicated permease produces the protein MFEVFKSAVGRWKRRESRRKSPPMWTERLLRWSLPAGTLRESVVGDLREELLLGGLRSRMAYRREALSISFRYWGARLRKSLARGARGGRPQRGRGGSMNRLLLDLRHALRALGKRPGFSLVAIALLALGLGATTAIFSVVDKALLRPLPVQQPDQLIKVYTTCRRGFLRCSSSYPDFLDYRDRTRSIADMSGYSWLPASVGEEGRQAALATVMAATGNYFELLGLRPAYGRLLQPRDHEEALTVAVLSYDFWRGRYGGDESVIGRDIRLNGTPFSVVGVAPPGFRGIDLGSDTDIFLPMRSAARLGVGAISQPDIWETRGARWISGLVGRLAPGSSLPEARQELLALSEALRQEDPEARGPRSVTVDDSSGYALPSSAREDLSSFVLLLLAVVAMTLLLACASLANLLLARASSRRRETGLRLCLGAGRGRIIRQLLTESLLLSLAGALAGLLVAVALLRALGGYQLPGNIPISDLAIELDWQLFAFAAALALLTGLLFGLIPALQSVRLNPVDAIRGDGRCLEAGASPLLRKALLSLQVGMCLVLMIGAGIFLGTVYRGLGVELGFPSRGLALSRFNLTLLDYQPQQAMDFVGRLQAGVEGLPQVESAAVATRVPLQVGGARGTFVEVPGYTPAPDEELRVEYLFVTPGYFQTLGLPLLEGRSFSNADREGAPQVVIINQSMAKRYWEASPLGRNLILPGGESAEVVGVARSTTWRGLEDQPVNFVYLPLLQSPSFSTSFLTLMARARDGDAQALLPLLRQQFRGLDPQLALSSEQTMQEQMRAVLMPQRMGAFLLSALGSISVLLALVGVYGIVSFIVSQRRRDIGVHLALGASRGRILRMMMSTVLPPVGLGLAAGLAAALALGGSLESFVFRMSPYDPATLAACLAGLALVAALSAWWPARRATRLDPMRVLSAD